The following coding sequences are from one uncultured Desulfobacter sp. window:
- a CDS encoding Lrp/AsnC family transcriptional regulator, translating into MTLTDGSLDELETQIILALQEDARKSYKSIAKELGVAEGTVSNRVNRLIQQGILKLEARVNPFAMTNKVAAILGINIKRSHHAKAVEEIMALSNVNAVWVTTGKYDIFVEVLADSIKELNVFIFEEGLSNIEGIEATETHIMLHSDSKFFKIAPPEAPA; encoded by the coding sequence ATGACATTGACAGACGGAAGCCTGGATGAACTTGAAACCCAGATTATACTGGCGCTTCAAGAAGATGCCCGTAAATCGTACAAAAGTATTGCAAAAGAACTGGGTGTGGCCGAAGGCACGGTGAGCAACCGGGTAAACCGTCTGATCCAGCAAGGCATTCTCAAGCTTGAAGCCCGGGTCAACCCCTTTGCCATGACCAACAAAGTGGCGGCCATTCTCGGCATCAACATCAAGCGCAGTCACCATGCCAAGGCCGTCGAGGAGATTATGGCGCTGTCCAATGTGAACGCCGTATGGGTGACCACGGGCAAGTACGATATTTTTGTGGAAGTGCTGGCCGATTCGATCAAGGAACTCAATGTGTTTATCTTTGAAGAGGGGCTGAGCAACATTGAGGGCATTGAGGCCACTGAAACCCATATTATGCTTCACTCGGATTCAAAATTTTTTAAAATCGCCCCGCCCGAAGCCCCTGCCTGA
- a CDS encoding isoamylase early set domain-containing protein: MFTKQYLKTKDVCRVRFKVQKKVIGTAEKVNLVGEFNNWDERAGIMKKLKSGDFSAVLDLELDRSYQFRYLVDDTRWINDDNADIYLPSPYNGEENSVITI; encoded by the coding sequence ATGTTTACCAAGCAATATCTTAAAACCAAGGATGTGTGCCGGGTCAGATTTAAGGTTCAGAAAAAGGTGATCGGTACCGCAGAAAAAGTAAATCTGGTTGGTGAGTTCAACAATTGGGATGAACGTGCCGGGATCATGAAAAAACTTAAAAGCGGGGATTTTTCCGCGGTCCTGGATCTTGAACTGGATCGGTCTTACCAGTTTCGTTACCTGGTGGATGATACCCGTTGGATCAATGATGATAATGCGGATATTTATCTGCCGTCTCCCTATAACGGGGAGGAGAATTCAGTGATTACGATTTAG
- a CDS encoding glycogen/starch/alpha-glucan phosphorylase: MSYFDFSTFELSFSNYIKYILGKQLEHASKNDQLNAVSYAVGKYLIDIGYDTQKRYRDNDAKRLHYLSLEFLIGRLLSNNLLNLGIYNRCKKFLEKKGIDLEFLIEKEHDPALGNGGLGRLAACYLDSLACLNMPGFGYGINYDYGLFKQLIVNGYQKEKPDYWPNRRSPWLIRRTEERYMVPIYGRVEGSVDRDGEYNPVWSNWALLIGRPHDILVAGFEGRTVNYLRLFTAEASEDFDIDIFNEGDYFKAVGRKIKSETISKILYPSDSKESGKELRLVQEYFLVACSLKDIIRKYEMDHDSFDDFPNKVAIQLNDTHPALAVVELMRILVDEKGLQWETAWEITKKTLGYTNHTLLPEALETWPVSILERVVPRHMQLIYEINQRFLEYLTVGGHDVTTERIAKMSLIQEGAVKQVRMANLAIIGSHSVNGVAKVHSDLVKTQLVPEFYKLWPERFNNKTNGVSPRRWIAACNPGLAAFITEAIGRRWVGDLARIWELETFENDPGFLDRLGEIKLANKKALAALIRKKLFLTVDPHSIFDIHAKRIHEYKRQLLNVVHIIHLYLSIKEDGKDIGHPRTFIFAGKAAPGYHFAKLIIKLIHSVANVVNNDPDIRDMIKVVFLPDYRVTLAEKIIPAADVSEQISTAGMEASGTGNMKFAMNGALTVGTLDGANIEIAEQVGDDNIYIFGLTVDEVEALRPNYEPKTFCDEDPDLKRVLKAIYSNRFCPDEPGIFKPIYSQLMGNREHYLHLADFRAYVETQLKIGNDFKDRTKWLSMSLKNIARTGFFSSDRSIQEYADDIWGIRSFPG, translated from the coding sequence ATGTCCTATTTCGATTTTTCAACATTTGAACTCTCCTTTAGCAACTATATTAAGTATATTTTGGGCAAGCAACTTGAGCACGCCTCAAAAAATGACCAGCTGAATGCCGTTTCCTATGCCGTAGGCAAGTACCTTATTGATATTGGTTATGATACCCAGAAGCGCTACCGGGACAATGACGCCAAACGCCTGCATTACCTCTCCCTTGAATTTCTTATCGGACGGCTTTTAAGCAATAATTTGTTGAATCTGGGTATTTATAACCGCTGTAAAAAGTTTCTTGAAAAAAAGGGTATTGATCTTGAGTTCCTGATCGAAAAAGAACATGATCCGGCCCTGGGTAACGGCGGTCTTGGGCGTTTGGCCGCATGTTACCTGGACTCTCTGGCCTGTTTGAATATGCCCGGATTCGGGTATGGGATTAACTATGATTACGGGCTGTTTAAACAGTTGATCGTTAACGGATACCAGAAGGAAAAGCCCGATTACTGGCCCAATCGCAGATCGCCGTGGCTGATTCGCAGGACCGAAGAGCGGTATATGGTGCCCATTTACGGCCGGGTGGAGGGCAGTGTGGACAGGGATGGCGAGTATAACCCGGTATGGTCGAACTGGGCCCTGCTCATCGGTCGCCCCCATGATATCCTGGTGGCGGGGTTTGAGGGCCGAACCGTGAATTATCTGCGGCTGTTCACGGCCGAGGCGTCCGAGGATTTTGATATCGATATTTTCAATGAAGGGGATTATTTCAAGGCGGTGGGGCGGAAAATTAAATCCGAGACCATTTCCAAAATTTTGTACCCGTCTGATTCCAAAGAGTCGGGTAAAGAACTTCGGTTGGTCCAGGAGTATTTTCTTGTGGCCTGTTCTTTAAAGGACATTATTCGCAAATATGAAATGGACCACGATTCCTTTGACGATTTTCCCAATAAAGTGGCCATTCAACTCAACGATACCCATCCGGCTCTGGCGGTGGTGGAGCTGATGCGTATCCTGGTGGATGAGAAAGGCCTGCAATGGGAAACGGCCTGGGAGATCACTAAAAAAACCCTTGGGTACACCAACCACACCCTGCTGCCCGAAGCCCTGGAGACCTGGCCGGTGAGTATCCTGGAACGGGTGGTGCCCCGGCATATGCAGCTGATTTATGAAATCAACCAGCGATTCCTGGAATATTTGACCGTGGGAGGGCACGATGTTACGACCGAACGTATTGCAAAGATGTCCCTGATCCAGGAGGGGGCCGTCAAGCAGGTGCGCATGGCCAATCTTGCTATCATCGGCAGCCATTCGGTAAACGGGGTGGCAAAGGTGCATTCCGATCTGGTCAAAACCCAGCTTGTTCCCGAATTTTACAAGTTGTGGCCCGAGAGATTCAACAACAAGACCAACGGGGTCTCTCCCAGGCGCTGGATCGCGGCCTGCAACCCCGGTCTTGCCGCCTTTATCACCGAAGCCATCGGCCGCAGATGGGTGGGGGATTTAGCGCGGATCTGGGAATTGGAAACCTTTGAAAATGATCCGGGATTCCTGGATCGTCTGGGTGAGATCAAGCTGGCCAACAAAAAGGCCCTGGCTGCGTTAATTCGTAAAAAATTGTTTTTGACCGTGGATCCCCACTCCATTTTTGACATCCATGCCAAACGGATTCACGAATACAAGCGGCAATTGCTCAATGTCGTTCATATCATCCACCTCTATCTGTCCATCAAGGAGGACGGCAAGGATATCGGGCATCCCCGGACCTTTATTTTTGCCGGTAAAGCGGCTCCCGGATATCATTTTGCCAAATTAATCATCAAATTAATTCATTCAGTTGCCAACGTGGTCAATAATGATCCGGATATCCGTGACATGATCAAGGTGGTTTTTCTTCCCGACTACCGGGTCACCCTGGCGGAAAAGATTATTCCGGCTGCGGATGTGAGTGAGCAGATCTCCACGGCCGGGATGGAAGCGTCGGGAACCGGAAACATGAAATTTGCCATGAACGGCGCTTTGACCGTCGGTACCTTGGACGGGGCAAATATAGAGATCGCAGAACAGGTGGGTGATGATAATATTTATATTTTTGGGCTCACCGTGGACGAAGTGGAGGCGCTTCGCCCCAATTATGAGCCCAAGACCTTTTGCGATGAAGATCCGGATCTGAAACGGGTGCTCAAGGCCATTTATTCCAACCGGTTCTGTCCCGATGAACCGGGTATTTTCAAACCCATTTACAGTCAGCTCATGGGCAACCGGGAACATTATCTTCACCTGGCCGATTTCAGGGCGTATGTTGAGACACAGCTAAAAATCGGGAATGATTTTAAAGACCGCACCAAATGGCTCTCCATGTCCTTGAAAAATATAGCCCGCACGGGATTTTTTTCCAGTGACCGGTCAATTCAGGAATATGCGGATGATATCTGGGGGATTCGTTCTTTTCCCGGATAG
- a CDS encoding alpha amylase C-terminal domain-containing protein: MKKCSKDHFWSDPSWTNDPYLSPFKPVIQSRFEKALAKTKQLKNNSDWPKIADYHDRFGLHRTKNGWVFREWAPNATAMFILTPANGWEKSTDWQVKGPDPDGVFEARFPENFFCHEQLYRLKVVWDGGEGDRIPTAATRVIQDSATYIFNAQVWTPDQAFQWQAESPDLSTAPLLIYEAHAGMALEEGRVGTWREFADYILPKIIDAGYNTLQMMAVQEHPYYGSFGYHVSSFFAPSSRFGTPDDFKYLVDKAHQAGIRVLMDIVHSHSVKNEVEGLSRFDGSMYQFFHDNGRGDHTLWDSRCFDYGKHQVLIFLLSNLRYFLEQFRVDGFRFDGITSMLFADHGLGRAFTGYQDYFGDDVDEDALSYLYAANDLIHEIHPDAITIAEDVSGYPGLAAPPELSGTGFDFRFAMGVPDYWIKLLKEVRDENWNMGSLWYELTRHRDEERTISYVECHDQALVGDKTVMMRLMDGKIYDSMEKSNINITTHRGVSLHKMIRLLTLACAHKGYLNFMGNEFGHPEWIDFPSPANGYSYDHARRLWSLKYDNNLYFPDLYSFDKQMIALAKQTQLFAWDHPRLLHIHEDDKILAFERSGLIFVFNFHPEQSFSDYRIHAPAGKYVMRLDTDEYRFGGLGRLNPAQEHFTMTKGNETQNDHALSLYLPSRCALVFCRG, from the coding sequence ATGAAAAAATGCTCCAAAGACCATTTCTGGTCTGATCCGTCATGGACAAATGATCCGTATCTGTCACCGTTTAAGCCCGTTATCCAATCGCGGTTTGAAAAGGCCCTGGCAAAAACGAAACAGCTGAAAAACAACAGCGACTGGCCAAAAATTGCCGACTACCACGACAGGTTTGGCCTGCACAGGACTAAAAACGGATGGGTCTTCAGGGAATGGGCCCCCAATGCAACGGCCATGTTTATCCTCACACCGGCCAACGGCTGGGAAAAATCGACCGACTGGCAAGTCAAAGGGCCGGACCCCGACGGTGTATTTGAGGCCAGGTTTCCCGAAAACTTTTTCTGCCATGAGCAGCTTTACCGGCTCAAGGTGGTGTGGGACGGCGGGGAAGGCGACCGGATTCCCACGGCCGCCACCCGGGTCATCCAGGACAGTGCCACCTATATTTTCAATGCCCAGGTATGGACACCGGACCAGGCTTTCCAGTGGCAGGCGGAATCCCCGGATCTCTCCACAGCGCCTCTTTTAATCTATGAGGCCCATGCCGGCATGGCTTTAGAAGAAGGCAGGGTCGGCACCTGGCGGGAATTTGCCGATTACATCCTGCCCAAGATCATTGATGCCGGGTACAATACCCTGCAGATGATGGCGGTTCAGGAACACCCCTATTATGGGTCCTTTGGATACCATGTATCTTCATTTTTTGCCCCCTCTTCCCGGTTCGGCACCCCGGATGATTTCAAGTATCTTGTGGACAAGGCACACCAGGCAGGCATCCGTGTACTCATGGATATCGTACACTCCCACAGCGTAAAAAATGAGGTGGAGGGGCTGTCGCGGTTTGACGGGTCCATGTACCAGTTTTTCCATGACAACGGCAGGGGAGATCATACCCTCTGGGATTCCCGGTGTTTTGACTATGGCAAACACCAGGTTCTGATATTCCTGCTCTCCAATCTGAGGTATTTTCTGGAACAATTCAGGGTGGACGGCTTCAGGTTTGACGGTATCACCTCCATGCTGTTTGCCGATCACGGATTGGGACGTGCATTTACAGGCTACCAGGATTATTTTGGCGATGATGTGGATGAAGATGCCTTAAGTTATCTTTATGCCGCCAATGACCTGATCCATGAAATCCATCCTGACGCGATAACCATAGCAGAAGATGTCAGCGGGTATCCCGGACTTGCGGCACCGCCCGAATTAAGCGGTACGGGCTTTGATTTCAGATTTGCCATGGGGGTGCCGGATTACTGGATCAAGCTGCTCAAGGAGGTCCGGGACGAAAACTGGAACATGGGCAGCCTGTGGTATGAACTGACCCGGCACAGGGACGAGGAGCGAACCATAAGCTATGTGGAGTGCCATGACCAGGCATTGGTTGGGGACAAAACCGTAATGATGCGCCTGATGGACGGAAAAATTTATGACTCCATGGAAAAATCCAACATAAACATCACCACCCACAGGGGCGTATCCCTTCACAAAATGATCCGCCTGCTCACCCTGGCCTGCGCCCACAAAGGGTATCTTAATTTCATGGGCAATGAATTCGGACATCCGGAATGGATTGATTTCCCCTCCCCTGCCAATGGGTATTCCTACGACCATGCCCGACGTCTGTGGTCCCTGAAATACGATAACAATCTCTATTTTCCGGATCTGTATTCCTTTGACAAACAGATGATTGCCCTGGCAAAACAAACCCAATTGTTTGCATGGGATCACCCAAGGCTTTTACACATCCACGAAGATGACAAAATCCTGGCCTTTGAGCGATCCGGCCTTATTTTTGTGTTTAACTTTCATCCGGAACAATCTTTTTCAGACTACCGGATCCACGCCCCGGCAGGCAAATATGTGATGCGCCTGGACACCGATGAATACCGTTTCGGCGGCTTGGGCCGCCTGAACCCGGCCCAGGAACATTTCACCATGACCAAAGGCAATGAGACTCAAAACGACCACGCCCTGAGCCTCTATCTTCCCAGCCGCTGCGCTTTGGTGTTTTGCCGGGGATAA
- a CDS encoding glycogen/starch synthase, translated as MPHRPRILIVTPEVTYLPEGICPGADDYSAKAGGLADVSAALISALYDLSCDVHVAIPDYRSIYHGDNEPRHHREVEKIRQRLHEARIHFATDRVFLYKDGVYSGYSDKDLKVSLAFQREVINHIIPRVKPDIIHCNDWMTGLIPAMARRYEIPCLFTIHNIHTMTSTMAEIEDRGIDAAAFWQWLYFKYPPSNYEESRDTNRVDFMASGVFSAHYVNTVSPTFLREIVENRHAFVEPDLRKELAHKWEAGCATGILNAPEPEFNPAVDDMVQFNYGPKNHRVQKKKNKHFLQKSVGLEIDPDAPLFFWPSRLDPVQKGCTLLSETMYDIISRYWETGIQIVSVADGACQKHFHDIVNFHGLHRRISIWGFNENLSHQAFAASDFILMPSSFEPCGLPQMIGGIYGSLPIVFDTGGLHDTVKQLDVTHSTGNGFIFNVHDAGGLNWAVDRAMEFFLLDPDEKEIQIRRIMTESVLEFNHSRCAESYIELYEKMLQRPFLV; from the coding sequence ATGCCACATAGACCAAGAATCCTTATTGTAACACCGGAAGTCACATATCTACCCGAGGGTATCTGCCCTGGAGCCGACGATTATTCAGCCAAGGCCGGTGGTCTGGCAGATGTCTCCGCCGCGCTGATCTCCGCACTATATGATCTAAGCTGCGATGTTCATGTGGCCATCCCAGACTACAGATCCATATATCATGGTGATAATGAGCCCAGACATCACCGTGAGGTGGAAAAAATACGCCAACGCCTGCATGAGGCACGGATTCATTTTGCCACGGACCGGGTCTTCCTTTACAAAGACGGTGTCTATTCAGGCTACTCGGATAAGGATCTCAAGGTATCCCTGGCGTTTCAACGGGAGGTGATCAACCATATCATCCCCCGGGTCAAACCGGACATCATCCACTGCAACGACTGGATGACCGGACTGATTCCCGCCATGGCCAGACGATACGAGATCCCATGCCTGTTCACCATCCACAACATCCATACCATGACCTCCACCATGGCCGAAATTGAGGACAGGGGGATTGATGCGGCAGCGTTCTGGCAATGGCTCTACTTTAAATATCCCCCCTCCAACTACGAGGAAAGCCGGGATACCAACCGGGTGGATTTTATGGCATCCGGGGTGTTTTCCGCCCATTATGTGAACACGGTAAGCCCCACATTTTTGCGTGAAATTGTTGAAAACCGCCACGCGTTTGTGGAGCCGGACCTTAGAAAAGAGCTGGCCCACAAATGGGAGGCCGGATGCGCCACAGGCATTTTAAATGCGCCTGAGCCCGAATTTAACCCGGCCGTGGATGATATGGTCCAGTTCAATTACGGGCCCAAAAACCACCGCGTCCAGAAGAAAAAGAACAAACATTTTCTGCAAAAATCCGTGGGCCTTGAAATAGACCCCGATGCACCGCTGTTTTTCTGGCCCTCCCGCCTGGATCCGGTGCAAAAGGGGTGCACGCTGTTGTCGGAAACCATGTATGACATTATTTCCCGCTACTGGGAGACCGGCATTCAGATCGTATCCGTGGCGGACGGGGCATGCCAGAAACACTTCCACGATATTGTCAATTTCCATGGCCTGCACCGGCGAATCAGTATCTGGGGGTTCAATGAAAATCTGTCCCACCAGGCCTTTGCCGCCAGTGACTTTATCCTCATGCCCTCCTCTTTTGAGCCGTGCGGCCTGCCCCAGATGATCGGCGGAATTTACGGCAGCCTGCCCATTGTATTTGACACAGGCGGTCTGCATGACACGGTAAAGCAACTGGATGTAACGCATTCAACGGGCAATGGATTTATCTTCAATGTCCACGATGCAGGAGGCCTGAACTGGGCCGTGGACCGCGCCATGGAGTTTTTCCTCCTGGACCCCGATGAAAAAGAAATTCAAATCCGCAGAATTATGACTGAGTCCGTACTTGAATTCAACCACAGCCGCTGCGCTGAAAGCTATATTGAACTCTATGAAAAAATGCTCCAAAGACCATTTCTGGTCTGA
- a CDS encoding amylo-alpha-1,6-glucosidase translates to MEKNEIKLGEAWHDLPMGKEDDGDFSIHLPLYQTGTFQAKCFFIPRDSDVPVWPDGENTNIGVEPAGTCCANIIYNAFVRQFGPTKDANFQPANLDTMLNKLDDQGFTVIPQSGKFRELKEQLNFIFSRMGCRVLHLLPIHPTPTTYARMGRFGSPYAALDFSDVDPALAQFDPAATPLEQFMELVDAVHDHDGYLILDIAINHTGWAARLHEAHPEWLDREDDGKIRTPGAWGVVWADLTKLDYRHTDLWQYMADIFLLWCRRGADGFRCDAGYMIPEPAWEYIIAKVRTQYPNTVFFLEGLGGPPDATRDLLQRANFNWAYSELFQEYTLEQISRYLPRAIDLSNTCGHLIHFAETHDNDRLAKVSHTYAKMRTGLCALFSVCGGFGFANGVEWFAKEKINVHNAPGLNWGSPDNQVDYITRLHLLLREHPAFFSGAQLNLIHGKESQAPALLRFNAYHNSRILVLINLDCDSQAMAAWPLGAEGGVAFPWTDLISGSTVPAETRKAQYRILLKPGQVLALTPQKEDLKLLEAQPPGNLSMPGRVLMQKRRALTLEVIAAVKGHRDLADLDVNRAAMDLADNPETFIRELYEDKAPCRTILFDAQKDVNRRVMVPPGFFLLVRCNKHFRVQLDEAGPDKKCLGFYESLPAQGQAHYMAIFMPMAIKDTHKDCLLKLRISGPEGTKKITGNIRYLPPFKDLDLRLSFTRKEIAADPSIKQLSTTNLGAMMRSGASFSHLESRYDALLAANLNPNLPENRWMLLSRFRIWGVFQGYSRELGPDCLDAFWASHDQGGKWRFRIPSSDGRYYVIDLFLQMDPKTNRVTLTLHREPAPDDNPRRLQPQRDVTLVIRPDIEDRSFHDTVKAFSGPEQQWPLRVSAFENGFFFQSQTGQILRLSSSRDAFFEKPEWHYMVHRSVEATRGLDADSDLFSPGYFSINVKGGDTVSLEACVINTETKPEGAGGKTIPLPGPFQATIPFSQAIEDSLDAFIVDRGDEKSVVAGYPWFLDWGRDSLIFCRALIELGRTRDAAAVLSLFGKFEKNGTLPNMICGHDARNIETSDAPLWFFACCRQLAQTAGKTEVLTQPIGQRTMIQVLTDMASSMINGTPTGVKADPESMLLYSPAHFTWMDTNFPAGTPRQGYPIEIQALWCHALEFLSQVDDPQAQTTWQKHADTVKRNIVGLFWREEDGFFSDCLHCREPVDAGHAVPDDALRPNQLLLITLGVIDDPKIMARVVETCRELLVPGGIRSLGDRPLTVPLFIERDGRHLVNPHAPYAGYYQGDEDTQRKPAYHNGTAWTWQFPVFCEAWAAAFGPPGIPAALAWLGSALPLMRTGAAGFIPEILDGNFPHTPRGCDAQAWGCSELARVAHKLTRIQNR, encoded by the coding sequence GTGGAGAAAAACGAAATTAAACTGGGCGAAGCCTGGCATGACCTGCCCATGGGAAAAGAGGATGACGGCGATTTTTCCATCCACCTGCCCCTGTACCAGACCGGAACATTCCAGGCCAAATGTTTTTTTATTCCCCGGGACAGTGACGTGCCGGTATGGCCCGACGGGGAGAACACCAACATCGGTGTTGAACCGGCCGGGACCTGCTGTGCCAATATCATATACAACGCTTTTGTACGGCAATTCGGCCCCACCAAAGACGCAAACTTCCAGCCGGCGAATCTGGATACCATGCTCAACAAGCTGGATGACCAGGGTTTCACGGTAATACCACAATCGGGTAAATTCAGGGAGTTAAAGGAACAGCTGAACTTTATCTTTTCCAGGATGGGATGCCGGGTGCTTCACCTGTTGCCCATCCATCCCACCCCCACCACCTATGCCCGTATGGGACGGTTCGGCAGCCCCTATGCCGCCCTTGATTTTTCGGATGTGGACCCGGCCCTGGCCCAGTTTGACCCGGCCGCCACCCCCCTTGAACAGTTCATGGAGCTAGTGGATGCCGTACACGATCACGACGGCTACCTGATCCTTGACATTGCCATCAACCATACCGGCTGGGCCGCCCGGCTGCATGAGGCCCATCCCGAGTGGCTGGACCGGGAGGATGACGGCAAAATCCGCACCCCCGGCGCCTGGGGGGTTGTCTGGGCGGACCTGACCAAACTGGATTACCGGCACACGGATCTGTGGCAGTACATGGCCGATATTTTTCTGCTCTGGTGCCGCCGGGGCGCGGACGGATTCAGATGCGATGCCGGATACATGATCCCGGAACCGGCCTGGGAATATATTATCGCCAAGGTAAGAACCCAGTATCCCAACACCGTGTTTTTCCTTGAAGGACTGGGCGGCCCGCCGGATGCAACCCGGGATCTGCTCCAGCGTGCCAATTTTAACTGGGCCTATTCGGAACTGTTCCAGGAATATACCCTTGAGCAGATATCCCGGTACCTGCCCCGTGCCATCGACCTGTCAAATACCTGCGGGCACTTGATTCATTTTGCCGAAACCCATGACAATGACCGTCTGGCCAAGGTATCCCATACCTACGCAAAAATGAGAACCGGCCTTTGCGCGCTCTTCAGCGTCTGTGGCGGATTCGGATTTGCCAACGGTGTGGAATGGTTTGCCAAAGAGAAAATAAATGTCCACAACGCCCCGGGCCTGAACTGGGGAAGTCCCGACAACCAGGTGGATTATATCACCCGGCTTCATCTGCTTTTGCGGGAACACCCGGCCTTTTTCAGCGGCGCACAATTGAACCTCATTCACGGCAAAGAGAGCCAGGCACCGGCACTGCTGAGATTCAATGCCTATCATAATTCCCGGATACTGGTGCTGATCAACCTGGACTGCGACAGTCAAGCCATGGCCGCATGGCCGTTGGGTGCCGAAGGCGGTGTTGCCTTTCCCTGGACCGACCTGATTTCAGGCAGCACGGTTCCTGCCGAGACCCGAAAAGCCCAATACCGTATTCTCCTCAAGCCTGGGCAGGTGCTGGCCCTAACGCCCCAAAAAGAGGATTTAAAACTATTAGAGGCCCAGCCGCCGGGCAATCTGTCCATGCCGGGCAGGGTGTTGATGCAGAAACGACGGGCATTAACCCTTGAGGTGATTGCCGCCGTGAAAGGCCACAGGGATCTGGCTGACCTGGATGTGAACCGGGCCGCCATGGATCTGGCCGACAATCCAGAAACCTTTATCCGGGAACTCTACGAGGATAAAGCGCCCTGCCGGACGATACTGTTTGATGCCCAAAAAGATGTCAACCGCAGGGTCATGGTGCCCCCGGGATTTTTCCTGCTGGTCCGGTGCAACAAGCATTTCAGGGTTCAGCTGGATGAAGCCGGGCCCGACAAAAAGTGTCTGGGGTTTTACGAAAGCCTTCCAGCGCAAGGTCAGGCCCACTACATGGCCATCTTCATGCCCATGGCAATAAAAGACACCCACAAAGACTGTCTGCTCAAACTGCGCATATCCGGCCCCGAAGGCACCAAAAAAATCACCGGAAACATCCGATACCTCCCCCCCTTTAAAGACCTTGACCTGCGCCTCTCCTTCACCCGCAAAGAGATTGCCGCCGATCCCTCCATCAAACAGCTGTCCACCACAAATCTGGGCGCAATGATGCGGTCAGGGGCAAGCTTCAGCCACCTGGAGAGCCGTTACGACGCCCTGCTGGCTGCCAACCTGAACCCGAACCTGCCCGAAAACCGATGGATGCTTTTGTCCCGGTTCAGAATCTGGGGGGTATTCCAGGGCTATTCCAGGGAACTTGGGCCCGACTGCCTGGATGCCTTCTGGGCCTCCCATGACCAGGGCGGAAAATGGCGATTCAGGATTCCCTCATCCGACGGCCGGTATTATGTCATTGACCTGTTCCTACAGATGGACCCAAAAACCAACCGGGTGACCCTGACCCTGCACCGGGAACCGGCACCGGACGATAATCCCCGGCGTCTTCAACCCCAACGCGACGTTACCCTGGTCATCCGGCCGGACATTGAAGACCGAAGTTTCCATGACACGGTTAAGGCCTTCAGCGGGCCGGAGCAGCAATGGCCCCTCCGGGTGTCGGCATTTGAAAACGGATTTTTCTTTCAATCCCAAACCGGGCAGATACTCCGCCTGTCAAGCAGCCGGGATGCGTTTTTTGAAAAACCCGAATGGCACTACATGGTCCACAGGAGTGTTGAAGCCACCCGGGGACTGGATGCCGACTCCGATCTGTTCAGTCCCGGCTATTTCAGCATCAATGTCAAGGGCGGAGACACGGTAAGCCTGGAAGCCTGCGTCATTAATACGGAGACAAAGCCCGAAGGGGCAGGCGGTAAAACCATCCCCCTACCGGGTCCTTTCCAGGCGACCATACCCTTTTCCCAGGCCATCGAAGATAGCCTTGACGCATTCATCGTGGACCGGGGGGATGAAAAAAGTGTGGTGGCAGGATACCCCTGGTTCCTGGACTGGGGCAGGGACAGCCTGATCTTCTGCCGCGCTTTGATTGAGCTTGGCCGAACCCGGGATGCCGCTGCCGTACTCTCCCTTTTTGGGAAATTTGAAAAAAACGGTACCCTGCCCAATATGATTTGCGGCCACGATGCAAGGAACATTGAAACCTCGGATGCGCCGCTGTGGTTTTTTGCCTGCTGCCGGCAGCTAGCCCAAACCGCAGGCAAAACAGAGGTGCTCACCCAGCCCATCGGGCAACGCACCATGATCCAGGTGCTCACGGATATGGCATCATCAATGATCAACGGCACGCCCACCGGCGTCAAGGCCGATCCCGAATCCATGCTCCTGTACAGCCCGGCCCATTTTACCTGGATGGACACCAATTTCCCGGCAGGGACCCCCCGCCAGGGATACCCCATTGAGATCCAGGCGCTGTGGTGCCATGCCCTTGAGTTTTTATCCCAGGTGGATGACCCGCAGGCACAAACGACATGGCAAAAACATGCCGATACGGTCAAACGCAACATCGTGGGTCTGTTCTGGCGGGAAGAGGACGGCTTTTTCAGTGACTGCCTGCACTGCAGGGAACCGGTTGACGCCGGGCATGCCGTTCCTGATGATGCGTTGCGGCCCAATCAGCTGCTGCTGATTACGTTAGGTGTTATTGATGATCCCAAAATCATGGCCCGGGTGGTGGAAACCTGCCGGGAACTTCTGGTGCCGGGTGGTATCAGGAGCCTTGGGGACCGGCCCTTGACCGTACCGCTCTTCATCGAACGGGACGGCCGGCATCTGGTCAATCCCCACGCGCCCTATGCCGGATATTACCAGGGAGATGAAGATACCCAAAGGAAACCGGCCTACCACAACGGCACGGCCTGGACCTGGCAGTTTCCGGTATTCTGCGAAGCCTGGGCCGCAGCCTTTGGCCCCCCGGGGATTCCGGCTGCCCTGGCCTGGCTGGGCAGTGCCCTGCCGTTGATGCGCACGGGTGCGGCAGGGTTTATACCCGAGATTCTTGACGGAAATTTTCCGCACACCCCGAGAGGGTGCGACGCCCAGGCCTGGGGCTGCAGCGAATTGGCCCGGGTTGCCCATAAACTGACCCGGATTCAAAATAGATAG